One part of the Paraburkholderia flagellata genome encodes these proteins:
- the pgsA gene encoding CDP-diacylglycerol--glycerol-3-phosphate 3-phosphatidyltransferase, giving the protein MPFNIPILLTWLRILAIPLVVGVFYLPQTLLSPMQQNVLAMLLFVLAALTDWFDGFLARKWNQTSSFGAFLDPVADKLMVTAALLVLVHLQRLDAVIALVIVGREIAISALREWMAQIGASKSVAVNSLGKFKTACQMVAIPMLLFYAPLTLGGVTLFDSRVWGAWLIYVAAFLTIWSMLYYMKLAWPQIRERGSM; this is encoded by the coding sequence ATGCCGTTCAATATTCCGATTCTCCTGACCTGGCTGCGGATCCTGGCGATTCCGCTCGTGGTCGGCGTGTTTTATCTGCCGCAGACGTTGCTTTCCCCGATGCAGCAGAACGTGTTGGCGATGCTGCTCTTCGTGCTCGCGGCGCTCACCGACTGGTTCGACGGTTTTCTCGCGCGCAAGTGGAATCAGACGTCCTCGTTCGGTGCATTCCTCGATCCCGTCGCAGACAAGTTGATGGTGACCGCGGCGCTGCTCGTGCTCGTACATCTGCAGCGGCTCGACGCCGTGATTGCGCTCGTGATCGTCGGACGCGAAATCGCGATTTCGGCGTTGCGCGAATGGATGGCGCAAATTGGCGCGTCGAAGAGCGTGGCGGTGAATTCGCTCGGCAAGTTCAAGACTGCGTGCCAGATGGTCGCGATTCCCATGCTGTTGTTCTACGCGCCGCTTACGCTCGGCGGCGTGACGCTGTTCGACTCGCGCGTGTGGGGCGCGTGGCTCATCTATGTGGCGGCGTTCCTCACGATCTGGTCGATGCTCTATTACATGAAGCTCGCATGGCCCCAGATCCGCGAAAGGGGAAGCATGTGA
- the otsB gene encoding trehalose-phosphatase, giving the protein MQALPAVLPPDQTAFFFDFDGTLVDLAPTPDGVLVRPDMLALLRELRRLTHGAVAIVSGRGIESIDGFLGMPDLPVAGLHGAERRDANGDTQRVGFNDQRLLHMEQVLAEVVRTHAGMLLEIKGASLALHYRNAPEHEGTARAATERLAADYADAYVLQPGKMVYEIKPKDVDKGRALRAFLDEPPFAGRRPVFAGDDLTDEKGFAVVNALGGLSIKVGGGDTIALTRIDSVDALIGWLASLVAAMPGAR; this is encoded by the coding sequence ATGCAAGCACTTCCGGCAGTCCTGCCGCCTGATCAGACGGCATTTTTCTTCGATTTCGACGGCACGCTGGTCGATCTCGCGCCCACGCCCGACGGCGTGCTCGTACGTCCCGACATGCTCGCGCTGCTGCGCGAGTTGCGCCGCTTGACGCACGGCGCCGTGGCGATCGTCTCGGGGCGCGGCATCGAGAGCATCGATGGTTTCCTCGGCATGCCCGATCTGCCCGTGGCGGGCTTGCACGGCGCCGAGCGGCGCGACGCCAACGGCGATACGCAGCGTGTCGGCTTCAACGATCAGCGTCTGCTGCATATGGAGCAGGTGCTCGCGGAGGTGGTGCGCACGCATGCGGGCATGCTGCTCGAGATCAAGGGCGCGTCGCTCGCGCTGCACTACCGCAACGCGCCGGAACACGAGGGCACCGCGCGCGCCGCGACCGAGCGCCTCGCCGCCGATTACGCTGACGCCTACGTGCTGCAGCCCGGCAAGATGGTCTACGAAATCAAGCCGAAGGACGTCGACAAGGGCCGCGCGCTGCGCGCCTTCCTCGACGAGCCGCCGTTCGCGGGCCGCCGCCCGGTTTTCGCCGGCGACGATCTGACCGACGAGAAGGGCTTCGCCGTCGTCAACGCGCTGGGCGGCCTGTCGATCAAGGTCGGCGGCGGCGACACCATCGCACTGACGCGCATCGATTCGGTCGATGCGCTGATCGGCTGGCTCGCATCGCTCGTCGCGGCGATGCCGGGCGCCCGGTGA
- a CDS encoding GNAT family N-acetyltransferase, translating into MTVQSTALPLPQFDWQWKAFDALDAREVYAMLKLRSDAFVVEQNCVYGDIDGLDFGAWHLFAWSEQGGERELAGYLRVLLPDAEDADVRIGRVVTSQNHRGIKLGNALLERAIVQIARQWPDVAMRLHAQAHLQKFYGAFGFSPVGEIHDEDGIPHVWMRSV; encoded by the coding sequence ATGACCGTGCAGTCCACCGCCTTGCCGCTGCCCCAATTCGACTGGCAATGGAAAGCCTTTGATGCGCTCGACGCGCGTGAAGTCTACGCCATGCTCAAACTGCGCTCCGACGCGTTCGTCGTCGAGCAAAACTGCGTGTATGGCGATATCGACGGTCTCGACTTCGGCGCGTGGCATCTGTTCGCATGGAGCGAGCAGGGCGGCGAGCGAGAGCTTGCTGGCTATTTGCGCGTGCTGCTGCCCGACGCAGAGGATGCTGATGTGCGTATCGGCCGCGTGGTGACGTCGCAGAACCATCGCGGCATCAAGCTCGGCAACGCGCTGCTCGAACGCGCCATCGTGCAGATCGCACGCCAATGGCCGGACGTCGCGATGCGTCTGCACGCCCAGGCGCATCTGCAGAAGTTCTACGGTGCGTTCGGCTTTTCGCCCGTTGGCGAGATTCACGACGAGGACGGCATTCCTCACGTGTGGATGCGCTCGGTCTGA
- a CDS encoding SCO family protein yields the protein MFPTFEPTLRTFHARLCRGARSLRHAALAAGALLLVACSHPGEPWQLTNVSGHLPDLDFALTADNGQAVTGASFRGRTTLVYFGYTHCPDVCPETMARLMQVIAKLGPDAQKVRILFISVDPARDTPQALHAYVGAFDAQHARGLTGTDSQIESLARRYRVAYQMEKRDPDGSYEVTHSSAVYVFDAQGRPRLLATDHDTPDAIAHDVRRVIDETA from the coding sequence TTGTTCCCCACCTTCGAGCCCACGCTGCGCACGTTCCACGCCCGCCTCTGCCGCGGTGCCCGCAGCCTGCGGCACGCGGCGCTCGCGGCGGGTGCCTTGCTGCTCGTGGCATGCTCGCACCCGGGCGAGCCGTGGCAATTGACGAACGTGAGCGGCCACCTGCCCGACCTCGACTTCGCGCTCACGGCCGACAACGGCCAGGCCGTAACGGGCGCGAGTTTTCGCGGACGCACGACACTCGTCTACTTCGGCTATACGCATTGCCCGGACGTCTGCCCGGAGACAATGGCGCGCCTGATGCAGGTTATAGCGAAGCTCGGCCCCGACGCACAGAAAGTGCGGATACTCTTCATCAGCGTCGATCCGGCGCGCGACACGCCGCAGGCCTTGCACGCCTACGTCGGCGCATTCGATGCCCAGCATGCGCGCGGCCTGACCGGCACCGACAGCCAGATCGAGTCGCTCGCACGACGCTACCGTGTGGCCTACCAGATGGAAAAGCGCGACCCCGACGGCAGTTACGAAGTCACACACAGTTCGGCCGTCTATGTGTTCGACGCGCAGGGCCGCCCGCGCCTGCTCGCCACCGACCACGACACACCGGACGCGATCGCGCACGACGTGCGCCGCGTCATCGACGAGACGGCGTGA
- a CDS encoding copper chaperone PCu(A)C: MTKNLKSLTVSLGCALSTFGALAAFAPAANAAGTLSTQDAWVRWLPNDLPAAGYVTLKNDGDQPVDLVGVSSDAYGMVMLHQTVSNGSTQKMVMVHKATVPAHGTLAIAPGGYHLMLEKAKHKIAPGDTVNVKLQFSDGETLDTPFAVKSPSGQ; encoded by the coding sequence ATGACGAAGAACCTCAAGTCACTCACCGTCTCGCTCGGCTGCGCGCTGAGCACCTTCGGTGCGCTCGCCGCCTTCGCGCCCGCCGCCAACGCCGCCGGCACGCTGAGCACGCAGGACGCGTGGGTGCGCTGGCTGCCCAACGACCTGCCGGCCGCGGGCTATGTCACGCTCAAGAACGATGGCGACCAGCCGGTCGATCTCGTGGGCGTTTCGAGCGACGCTTACGGCATGGTCATGCTGCATCAGACGGTCTCGAATGGCTCGACGCAAAAGATGGTCATGGTGCACAAGGCGACGGTGCCTGCGCACGGCACGCTTGCGATCGCGCCGGGCGGCTATCACCTGATGCTGGAAAAGGCGAAGCACAAGATCGCGCCAGGCGACACGGTGAACGTGAAGCTGCAGTTCTCGGACGGCGAAACGCTCGACACGCCGTTCGCAGTCAAGTCGCCCTCGGGGCAGTAA
- a CDS encoding cytochrome c oxidase assembly protein, with translation MTLLYWLQPWEPSPTVMICTLLAAVLFVRGKRHARVSLARQISFWFGLGALYVVLHTRLDYYFEHEFFMHRAQHLVLHHLGPFFIALAYPGAALRAGIPFKWRRRFVRPVLAARPVRVALDIVMHPVVAVGLFVGLIYFWLFSPIHFIAMLDWRLYRVMNWSMVIDGLLFWWLVLDSRPAPPARLSPGKRVLVVIAAIPPQIVLGAFIFFTPRELYPVYSICGRAFTWLSPMRDQQIGGLLLWIPGSMMSVVGALVALRHWMRLSARGRLQQDRRASVRATESESAPPTEERTLRT, from the coding sequence ATGACCCTGCTCTATTGGCTCCAACCGTGGGAGCCTTCGCCGACCGTGATGATCTGCACCCTGCTCGCGGCGGTGCTGTTCGTGCGCGGCAAACGGCACGCGCGGGTGTCGCTCGCGCGCCAGATCTCCTTCTGGTTCGGGCTTGGCGCGCTCTACGTCGTGCTGCATACGCGGCTCGACTACTACTTCGAGCACGAGTTCTTCATGCATCGCGCGCAGCATCTCGTGCTGCATCATCTGGGACCATTCTTCATCGCGCTCGCCTACCCGGGCGCGGCGCTGCGCGCGGGCATTCCGTTCAAGTGGCGGCGGCGCTTCGTGCGCCCGGTGCTCGCCGCGAGGCCCGTGCGCGTGGCGCTCGACATCGTCATGCATCCCGTCGTTGCGGTCGGACTCTTCGTCGGGCTCATCTATTTTTGGCTCTTTTCGCCGATCCACTTCATCGCGATGCTCGACTGGCGCCTCTACCGCGTCATGAACTGGAGCATGGTGATCGACGGGCTGCTGTTCTGGTGGCTCGTGCTCGACTCGCGCCCCGCGCCACCCGCGCGCCTCTCGCCGGGCAAGCGCGTGCTCGTCGTGATCGCGGCGATTCCGCCGCAGATCGTGCTCGGCGCGTTCATCTTCTTCACGCCGCGCGAGCTTTATCCGGTCTATTCGATCTGCGGCCGCGCGTTCACCTGGCTTTCGCCCATGCGCGACCAGCAGATCGGCGGCCTGCTGCTGTGGATTCCGGGGTCGATGATGAGCGTGGTTGGTGCGCTGGTCGCGCTGCGCCACTGGATGCGGCTATCCGCACGCGGACGTTTGCAGCAGGACCGGCGCGCCAGTGTGCGCGCTACCGAGAGTGAGAGTGCGCCCCCGACGGAAGAGCGCACGCTGCGCACATGA
- a CDS encoding DUF2164 domain-containing protein — MSIELPEDARSEAIASIQRYFDANMEEPIGNVAAGALLGFFLEEIAPAVYNKAIADAQESMQARIVDLDIDLHEEPFQYWRKYEQPRRRK; from the coding sequence ATGTCCATCGAACTCCCCGAAGACGCGCGCAGCGAAGCGATCGCCTCCATCCAGCGCTATTTCGACGCGAACATGGAAGAGCCGATCGGCAACGTCGCGGCGGGCGCGCTGCTGGGTTTCTTTCTCGAAGAGATCGCGCCAGCGGTCTACAACAAGGCCATCGCCGACGCGCAGGAGAGCATGCAGGCGCGCATCGTCGATCTCGACATCGATCTGCATGAAGAGCCGTTCCAGTACTGGCGCAAATACGAGCAGCCGCGCCGGCGAAAGTGA